Proteins encoded in a region of the Misgurnus anguillicaudatus chromosome 9, ASM2758022v2, whole genome shotgun sequence genome:
- the slc7a3a gene encoding solute carrier family 7, member 3: protein MVEKMASFGHALLRRRVLDGSGEETRFARCLSTLDLVALGVGSTLGAGVYVLAGEVAREKAGPAIVLCFLVAALSSMLAGLCYAEFGARVPKTGSAYLYSYVTVGEIWAFITGWNLILSYVIGTASVARAWSSTFDNLIEQKISSFFRASMAMKVPGKVLAEYPDLFALVLILLLTGLLAFGVSESALVNKIFTGINLIVLGFVIISGFVKGNTANWNLTKEDFVNDTNITDPESIETTFGNGGFAPFGFSGILSGAATCFYAFVGFDCIATTSEEAKNPMRSIPVGIVASLLICFFAYFGVSAALTLMMPYYKLNTQSPLPEAFSYVGWSPARYIVAVGSLCALSTSLLGSMFPMPRVIYAMAEDGLLFRSLSKMNEKTKTPLRATIASGIVAALMAFLFDLAALVDLMSIGTLLAYSLVAVCVLILRYQPGMLNSSSQTEKLVELVGGEKVAVCGDSGDEYAVELDDKPRKEKFSMKLLLVPSKDVPTELSGTIVYITTAVISVLITVLCVVLAVRLEGIMNGEIVWVIACIILAVLCFLCVIVIWRQPESKEALTFKVPLLPWLPLFSIFVNIYLMMQLDIATWCRFAVWMGVGFAIYFGYGIRNSTEAANSLSRKYEPALQNKSPIYIGVEESELDGISP from the exons ATGGTAGAAAAAATGGCTTCGTTTGGACACGCGCTGCTGCGTCGTCGTGTGCTGGACGGCTCCGGAGAAGAAACACGCTTTGCCCGTTGTTTGTCCACTCTGGATCTCGTGGCATTGGGTGTGGGCTCCACGCTTGGAGCCGGGGTGTACGTGCTGGCTGGGGAGGTTGCGAGAGAAAAGGCTGGTCCTGCCATCGTCTTGTGTTTCCTTGTGGCCGCACTTTCGTCCATGCTGGCTGGACTGTGCTATGCAGAGTTTGGCGCACGTGTCCCTAAGACGGGGTCGGCGTACCTGTACAGCTACGTTACAGTGGGAGAGATCTGGGCCTTCATCACTGGTTGGAATCTCATCCTTTCGTATGTTATAG GTACGGCTAGCGTTGCACGAGCTTGGAGCTCCACTTTTGATAATTTGATCGAGCAGAAGATCTCAAGCTTTTTCAGGGCATCCATGGCCATGAAGGTTCCTGGGAAGGTTCTCGCCGAGTATCCTGACTTGTTTGCCCTCGTCCTCATCCTGTTATTAACTG GACTGCTTGCTTTTGGTGTGAGCGAGTCTGCGCTGGTGAACAAGATCTTTACTGGGATCAACCTGATAGTTCTTGGTTTTGTCATCATCTCTGGTTTTGTCAAGGGCAATACTGCAAACTGGAACCTCACAAAAGAGGACTTTGTTAATGATACCAACATCACAGACCCAGA AAGCATAGAAACCACATTTGGAAATGGAGGTTTCGCTCCATTTGGCTTCAGTGGCATCTTGTCTGGTGCTGCCACCTGTTTCTACGCCTTTGTGGGCTTCGATTGCATTGCTACAACAA GTGAGGAAGCCAAAAACCCAATGCGTTCCATCCCTGTGGGCATCGTGGCCTCTCTGCTCATTTgcttttttgcttattttggcGTATCGGCCGCTCTCACATTAATGATGCCCTACTATAAGCTCAACACCCAGAGCCCTTTGCCCGAGGCCTTTAGTTATGTGGGCTGGTCGCCGGCACGGTACATCGTAGCAGTGGGTTCACTCTGTGCCCTTTCAACCAG TTTGTTGGGCTCCATGTTTCCCATGCCTCGTGTGATCTACGCTATGGCAGAGGACGGCCTGCTCTTTCGTTCCCTTTCCAAGATGAACGAAAAAACCAAAACTCCACTGCGGGCGACTATTGCATCTGGAATAGTGGCAG CTCTTATGGCATTTCTCTTTGACTTGGCTGCTTTGGTTGACCTCATGTCCATCGGGACATTGCTGGCTTACTCTCTGGTGGCCGTGTGTGTTCTCATACTCAGATATCAG CCGGGCATGCTGAACTCTTCCAGTCAGACTGAGAAACTGGTCGAACTGGTCGGTGGGGAGAAGGTGGCAGTATGTGGAGACAGTGGGGATGAATATGCCGTAGAACTGGATGACAAACCCCGTAAAGAAAAATTCTCCATGAAACTCCTTCTGGTTCCTTCCAAGGACGTGCCGACCGAACTCTCTGGAACAATCGTCTACATCACAACTGCAGTTATTT CTGTGCTGATCACAGTGCTGTGCGTGGTTTTGGCCGTGCGTCTGGAGGGCATCATGAACGGAGAGATTGTGTGGGTGATTGCTTGTATCATTCTGGCAGTGCTGTGCTTCCTGTGCGTCATCGTGATCTGGAGACAGCCCGAGAGCAAAGAAGCTCTCACCTTCAAG GTGCCACTGTTGCCCTGGCTCCCTCTGTTCAGTATCTTTGTCAACATCTATCTGATGATGCAGCTGGACATAGCCACCTGGTGCCGTTTCGCCGTGTGGATGGGAGTCG GTTTCGCCATCTACTTCGGCTACGGCATCCGAAACAGCACAGAAGCCGCAAACAGCCTCTCTCGAAAATATGAGCCGGCCCTTCAGAACAAAAGCCCTATCTATATAGGCGTAGAAGAAAGCGAACTGGACGGAATTTCTCCCTGA
- the rab39ba gene encoding RAB39B, member RAS oncogene family a, with the protein MEAIWLYQFRLIVIGDSTVGKSCLIRRFTEGRFAQVSDPTVGVDFFSRLVEIEPGKRIKLQIWDTAGQERFRSITRAYYRNSVGGLLLFDITNRRSFQNVHEWLEEARSHVQPHSIVFILVGHKCDLEQQRQVSQQEAEKLAAAYGMRYVETSARDAINVERAFTELTRDIFELVKNGDITIQEGWEGVKSGFVPNVVHSSEEVTKSDRRCLC; encoded by the exons ATGGAAGCTATATGGCTGTACCAGTTCCGACTGATTGTCATTGGCGACTCGACCGTGGGGAAATCGTGTCTGATCAGACGGTTCACAGAAGGACGTTTCGCACAGGTGTCTGATCCGACTGTCGGAGTTGACTTCTTCTCTCGCCTGGTAGAGATCGAACCAGGCAAACGCATCAAGCTTCAGATCTGGGACACGGCTGGCCAGGAGAGATTTAG ATCTATCACAAGGGCTTACTATCGCAATTCAGTGGGTGGCCTTTTGCTTTTTGACATCACCAACCGGCGTTCCTTCCAGAATGTTCACGAGTGGCTGGAGGAGGCGCGCAGTCACGTGCAGCCGCACAGCATCGTCTTCATACTGGTCGGTCACAAGTGCGACCTGGAACAGCAGCGGCAGGTGAGCCAGCAGGAAGCTGAAAAACTGGCAGCTGCTTACGGCATGCGCTACGTGGAAACCTCCGCCCGTGACGCCATCAACGTAGAGAGGGCATTCACCGAGCTGACGCGCGACATCTTTGAGCTGGTCAAAAATGGCGACATCACCATCCAGGAGGGCTGGGAGGGCGTCAAGAGCGGTTTTGTGCCCAATGTGGTGCATTCGTCTGAGGAAGTGACCAAGAGCGACCGTCGCTGCCTCTGTTGA
- the rab38c gene encoding ras-related protein Rab-38, translated as MQKEHLFKVLVIGDLGVGKTSIIKRYVHQIFSQHYRATIGVDFALKVLQWDDQTVIRLQLWDIAGQERYGNMTRIYYREAVGALIVFDVTRASTFEAVLKWKDDLDVKVTLSNGKPVPAVLLANKSDQSREGLRAQIPKLDTFCKENGFVSWFETSAKENTNIEAAAKCLVEQILAQEQNIISDTDPDVVALPGYNNNTKERVRPGCEMCSKF; from the exons ATGCAGAAAgagcatttgttcaaagttctCGTGATCGGAGACCTCGGAGTTGGCAAAACGTCAATAATCAAACGATACGTGCATCAGATATTTTCGCAACATTATCGCGCAACTATTGGTGTGGATTTTGCTCTTAAAGTCCTGCAGTGGGATGACCAGACTGTGATCCGGCTTCAGCTATGGGACATAGCAG GACAGGAGCGCTATGGGAACATGACACGAATTTACTATCGGGAGGCCGTGGGAGCTCTCATAGTATTTGACGTGACCAGAGCCTCCACATTTGAAGCAGTGCTGAAATGGAAAGATGACCTTGATGTAAAGGTCACCCTCAGCAATGGCAAGCCCGTCCCAGCCGTTCTTCTAGCCAACAAGTCCGACCAGTCACGTGAGGGACTGCGTGCCCAGATCCCAAAGCTTGATACTTTCTGCAAAGAGAATGGATTTGTGAGTTGGTTCGAGACCTCTGCTAAG GAGAACACAAACATTGAGGCAGCAGCTAAATGTCTGGTGGAGCAAATTTTAGCCCAGGAGCAGAACATCATCAGCGACACAGACCCAGATGTGGTGGCCCTCCCTGGCTACAACAATAACACTAAAGAACGGGTCCGACCTGGGTGCGAGATGTGCTCTAAATTTTGA